The Delphinus delphis chromosome 2, mDelDel1.2, whole genome shotgun sequence genome segment GGTGGTGCCCAGTGTCCCACTGGCCCTGAATCGCCCTTCCTCTGCAGCCTCCCCGTCACTCTTGGGACACAGCAAGTGCCTATCTTCTTTTGGTCTCTTCCATGCACTGTGTTTGTCCCTGGCCCTGAGCATTCACGGTACTGtcacctctgcctggaatgccccctccaccctgcccccatTTTCAGCCTCTTCCAGGTCATAGCATCAGTGTCACTGGGGCCAAGATCCCTCACCCCTAGGCCACGTCCCATGCTGTTGTGGGGACCTCGCAATTCCCTGTAATGCTCATCAGACTCACACGACATGGGCAGCGTCTATCTTCCCTGCCCGTCTGTGAGTTCCATGGGTTGGGGGGGAAACCGCATTATCTTGTTGCTGTGGTAGCCCCTGTGCCTGGTACAGTGAGTGCTGAGTGAGCATAtgaatgtctgttgaatgaacagATAAAAGGCCAATGTTTCCCCAGGTTTGTCAGCTATTTTTGTTTCACCTTCTTTATCTGCTTAAGTCCTTTGTTCATGTCTGTTTTGGTACCTTAGATTCTTTATGAACATTTTGTCTGAGCTCTGATATTATGCAGCACTGATATTAACTGtcaattagcaaatattttccttaatCTGCTGTTCTGTTCTTACCTCTGAAGAAGCACCTCTACTGCCTCTGAACAGCCATGCATTGCTGGGTGGAGAGAGTTGAGAATGAGAGCTTTTCAGCACAAAACCAAAATGCTTCTTCCCTCCTggcacctctctgtgccccatccCTCTAGCTGTAACTTCCAGGAAAGAGTATTAAGTTAGGTACACTGCCACCGccccagaaaaagacaaatttagCTCGATGAGTGGTAAAGGGTGATGTTTTCACTTAACAGGTACAAGGCTCACACTTGATTATCTTGTCTTTATGAGACTCTGATGGCAAACATTCAATCTTAAACCTGCCTCCTCACTTTCGTGCTACAAATCCCTAGGACCAGTCAGTTTTTTCCcaagaaatgtaaaacattttaagaGTAATCCATGACAAAATAACCAGGAATTTAATTCTCCTGCTAGAAATAACTATCCTCTATAATAAAGATTtcgagggagttccctggtggcctagtggttaggattgcGAGCTTTCTCTGCTCtaacccgggttcaatccctggtcagagaactgagatcccacaagccacacggcgtggccaaaaaaaaaaaaaaaaaaaaaaaaaaaaagattttgactaCCTACTCTCCACTATTTTGTGTGAATGACTGGGCACTGACTGTTTCTCCACAAGAGCAGGGTAGTTTGTCAAACAATTCATGAGCAGAGAAGTTTTTCCACTCATGTGCAAAGTTTTATAAAGGATTCTTTAGTCCCTAACTGTGGCCAGAATAACTGTGTGCCTATCTCCTCAATTACATCATGTCACAGGCATTGATTTCAGAGAAACCTAAAAGCCCTGTATTCTAATTCAATGTGCTATCCAGAGGGCTAAAGATTATGTTCTAAATGTCTTGACCTGGACTCTTGGTCTGCTTAGTGCCCCTTTTGTCTTATACCGTGGTGCTTTTGCTTTCAACTAAGATAATCTACAAATAAACAGTTCAGAGTTAAGGATAATTACTCCAAACAATGAAAATGGTAGTCCAGATTTATATTCAACATTGTCACTAGGTAAGTCACATCCATTGAGCCCTGGTATTTAATTATAAGCacctatatttatttaaatggacAGTACCATAGTAGGTATTACTGAAGATAAAAGGAAATAGTcccctttccttttgcttttaataataataatgtcaaaaTGGTTGTGAAAATAGCAGCTGTAGCTGTCCCGTGCTCACTGCGTGTGGAGCACTGCACAGAGGGCCTTGCATGTGCCTTAATCCCTACGACCTTGTGATATGggcatcatcattatcattattttgtgGCTGAGGAAACCTGCTCAAGAGACTAAgttccttgcccaaggtcaaagacTTAGTAAGGAACAGAACCAGCCTACCATCTAACTGGGGAGGAGAAGACAAATGTATGTGAAAAGTCAcctaaaacaagaaagaagagcATGTTAAGGGCCCGGTGACACTGGTTTTAGAAACTAAGTGTTTGCCAAAATACCCCAAAGCTGCTCGTATTCCTTGCCATTTCCCCAACCCCTCGCTCCCTGGTGGGTGGCATCCCGCACAGCTCCAGGTCATACCTGCCGTGTGCAGCGGGGTTCTCCCAATCTTGCTCTCTGTCTTCCAGGCAGCTGGGCAAACAGCGAGCAGGTACTGGAGGATCAGAGGGTCGCCTTCTCGGCTGGCAATGTGGAAACTGTTCCAGCCATCTTTGTTCTTCAGCAGTGGATTGGCGCCATGCTCCACGAGGTCCTGGACCACCTCAAGATTCCTCCTTGTGCAAGCCATCATCAGAGGAGTCCTAAGATTAATCGGGACAAGCTGTCAGACGGAAGGGCAGCTGAGGCATTAGAAGCGCTCGACCAGGGCTTCAGAAAAACGCACACCCTTGGCAGAGATGGAAGACCTAGAGGACTCGAGAGTCTGGGAAGCAGGAAAACAGCTTTGGCTGGCAACTTCCCTGCCTGTCGTGAGGGCCCTGGGAGAATTAACAAGGGGAAAGTGATTGTGACGTGGGTGCCCCTACAGGTGGGGAATACTGAGGAGGCAAAGTTGTTTCTGAACTAGTTTTTAGTATGGCACTGAATTGGAATAGAACTAGTCAAAATCACAGTTTGTGCTTAATATTTGCATAAGAGGTACTCTGCTGGACTTATCCCATTCACCTCAATCAGTAACCGATAATTAAACGGTTCTGAAACGGAGTTAAAACAGAGCAGATGACAAAGTGCCTTGCCGTAAGGAGCCTACATTGGTGGAGCAAATGAAACGGCGTGATTACAATAAGGTTCTGAACTGATGTGTGTCCACAACTATGGGACAGTGAACTACATCACTATCAACTCCTCTTCTCCCACATCAGTGATTTTGTGCTTCTGCCTTCTCATCTGCTATGACTCTGGGAAGCAGGGGCAGGTCTTGTTTACCTCCTGTCCCAGGGGCTGGCCCAGCTGAAGCGCAACGTAACTACATGGGTCTCAGCCAGGATCTGTCCTCTGAGACTGCTTTGACATTACTTAATTACCAacactattttgattttttatttttggtaatgtAGTAATGATAGTGAATGAGAAATCAAGAGGGAGACACCCAGATAAATGAAGGCTGGAATCTTCAAGAGTGCTTCACAGAGGGAATGAATCCAGGTAAGGGACTTGAGAAAGCCAGCAAGGTGAGAACAGGCAAAAATGTCTCACTGTAACTGCACCTCCCAAGCACACAATCAAATGAAACGTGCCCTTTTAACGGTTGTTTGGGAAGACTGTTTCCTTACCCATAGAACTGGATAAGCATAAGAAAATCAGTTTTGTGCTTAGTCACAGCCAAAGTGCAAACCTCAAAAAGTCACCAGGTCtacgccccccgcccccccatgcCAGTGGGCAAGATGCACTTTGTCTAGCTATCTGGCTGTCTGATGTGTTCCTTATTTATATCAGATCAGGAATCCCTTGTGGATTCATTCAGGAACTTCATTATGTTATGAATCTTCAGATGTTCATAACCTCTAAGGAGGTGGACAGACATAGTACTAAAAACGATGTGGATCTAACACAATGCAATTACTTTGTGTGATGGTTACAGGTGAGCATCGTTGACTGTGGAGGTGGTCATGCAAGGCTACACGTGATAAAATCACACAGagtacccccccacacacacatgtgtacgTATAACTGGTGAAATCCGAGTAAGTATACTGATTGTAGCAATTGCAGTTCCTTCTTCTTGTTACCTTACTGTGGCTGTTAACATGTTAACTTTGGGGGAAGATGGGGGAAAGGTGCATGGGACTTCTCCCATGTCTTTGCAAATTTCTGAGAACCTATAACTACGAATTTCAAAGTATAAAGTTAAAACAATGTCACTGGTGAAGTAATCATTTAGCTACATGTTCCTAGAAGAACATCCCGCCCTGGGGCTCATGCTATACGTAGGACATATAGACAATTTGTAGTTTGCTTATACTCTATCTGATCATGTACTTTACTGTTCTCTGCTCTATCATGGGAGGCAGTCTGGAACAGAAGATCGGAGCAGTTAACCCCATAAGGGTAGCAACCATGTTCTGCTCAATAGGGGAAGGCTGAGGGGCTATGGCGTGGAGGCCGACCAAGGAGCGGGAATCTACGATTCTGCGGGGAATGGTGAGGGTCTCTCCGCAAGTTCCGCCACCTACCAGTCGGCCTTCTTCAGGCAGTCGACCGCGGCCCCTCGGCCCAGCAGATACCGCACGCAGTCCCGGTGGCCCATGGAGGCAGCCTCGTGCAGAGGCCGCTTGTAGTCTCGGTTGGCAGCCTCGATGTCCAGGTCCCAGGCCTCGACCAGATAGGCCAGGATTTCCCGGCGGCCGTGGCGCGCGGCGCAATGCAGAAGGGTGTCCCTGGCCGGCCCCGCGCAGCCGGCGCGCCCCGCAGCCCGCAGCTCCTCCCGCAGGGCACACAGCCGGCCTTCCTGCACCAGCCGGCACAGCCGCCTTGGGTCCGCGGGCGCTGCCATGGCCCCTGGCTCCGCTCCTggtccgcccccgccccccaaggGCCCTCCCCGACCCTTCCCCCGGACGCCCCCGGCCTCGCCCTGCCGGCTCGGCCCCGGGCGGGCGCTCAGGTCTCCGGCTGACCACGCGCCCCGCTGGCCGCCGCGAACGCACGCTCGGAGGCTGCAGCCCGCGCTGGTTTCACTTTCCGGCGAAACATTAGGTGAACCGCGGGACCGCCGCTGCCGGTCCCGGTCACAAGCAGAGCGGACCCGCGGGGACGGGGTGGGGCCCGCGCGTCCCCGCCCACCGCAGCCTGCCCCGCCCACAGCAtcggccccgccccaccccgacTGCCGCAACCCCTCAGTGGGTCCCCGAGCTCGGAGGAACTCTGGGAAAGTTTCTGTTCGCCTCTTCCGCCCTAGCGGAAGCACGGACGGGGCGGAGCCCGCTAGCGGTAGCCACCCCTTCTCCGGGTGCGCGTTGCGATTGGCCGCCAGAGAAGTCCGTAAGCACGCCCCCTCCGCACGCGCGTTTCAATTGGCCAGGGGCGCATTCCGTCAGCGCCGGCGGCGGGCTCTTCCCTGGGCTGCGGCGGGGGCGGAGCTGGTGGAGGAAGTCCGCGGCCTTCTCGGGCTCGCGCTGCCCGGGGGATGCTGGGACTGGGTGTCCGGGCGGCTCTGGCCcggaggcggcggcggtggcggtggcggcggcggcgggaccCCGGGTGTGGAGCGCCATAGTGCGTGAGGCCGACGGCGTGGAAGGGGGCGCGGGCGGGCCCAGTCGTGTGGATGCTGAACCTTTGGGTTCCTCAGCGGGTCCCGCCTCAGGGGGTCCGCGGGGGACTGGGGGCCGGGCGCGGACGCAGAGGGGCGCGGGCCGGCGGTGAGGGGCGCGGCGGGGCGCGCGCGCTGGAGGCCGAGGCGCCCTGGGACGCGGGGGCGCGGCGCTGCTCGGCGGTGTGGGAGTCGCGGAGACGTGGCCTCCGCTGGGGGCAGCCAgcgtttcctttccttctgctctgCTGTTTTGACCTTGGGCGAGTCATTTTATGGTATCCTTCTGCCTCTTTCGTTTGCAGTCGCCCTCCCCCTAACCTGAGTATTAAGAAAATTAAGGTGATGTGGGAGGGCCTTGAGCGGGTGGAGGGTACTTGAGGTCTGAGCAAGCTGTGTGGGGTGACGGGAGACGTGAGGGTAGGTGTTGAGTTCTTTACCCGATCTTCCTGGATGCTCGTCATTTAACCTTCCTGGTGTTTTCGGTTCCTTTAGAGATAAAATGGGAGCAGCTGCTATTTGCCAGGCCTGGAGACAATTCTGCTTTACATCTTGTATTGTACTCTGGTTTACAAACCACTTTACATTAATTATCTCATCCGCAAACAACCCTGTAAGGAAGGCATCATGACAGGTGGGGAAATTGAGACCTAAAGAAGTTAGCGATTTTCCCACGGGAGTACAGCTAATAAAGACCTCTGGAAGGAAGGGTGGTAGCCCCTGGTGAGGGTCTGCTAGTGCTTGGCACTCTGCTCAAATAAATTAAgggagataaaatgaaaaaagacctCAAAACAAGCTCATTTTACTTGTGAGCGGATTGAATTTGGTTAACTGAGTGTAATATGGATAATCATCAGAGATAGAACCAAGTCCAGTATCAGCTTTGCCAAAGTTATTGTCCCCTTGTATTTTGCCACTTCCAAAAGAAAGGAAGGTGTAAAAGTGCTTTGAAGTGCATCAAGTCTTAGGACATGCCAAGCATTGGTCTTAGTGCAGCTGTTGGTGTTGGTGCAAATGGAAGTTGAGGTATCCGGTAGTTTCACACTTCTTGTTGTTAATCCCCCTCCACATCCTCATTGCCAGTGACTCCACCTTCTCTTGCCTTACGCCTCCAGCTtccttgcttttaaaaacaaaacgtttGCAGTATAGGATAGTATTTTAAATGCAGATGATTGGTTATTTAACTGGTATCCCACATGCAGTTCTGCACCTCCTACCTTCTTTAGGAGCTTATTTTGGTCTGCGTCCCCCTTGAGATAACTAGATGACAATGTATGTTAACCTGTCCACAGCCCCTGTGGTTCTCTGGAGTAAAAGTTTGGTGTAGAGGGGACAGATCTTGACAGTAAGCTAATGGATGGAGCTATACTGGGGTCTTAAGGTTTCCCAGTTGGTCTGCTCATTCCTTTTTGTGCAGGTGTTTGGAATTTGTGGTGTGCCCTGTAGTGACTCATTTCGCATGTGGCTTTCATTGGCATTGTGATTTGCTGCTTGGCTGTCctctttcctttatcttttgtTGTGTTTCGTGGTTCCGGTGTCGTGATCATTTGACATGTTTTGTGACCTGTGAGTGTGTGAACACCAAACTTGGTATTGGACTTAGAACTCTCATTTCAGATTTGTTGTCATCATCTTTCTCTGCTTGTCATTCCCCTCTATCCTTCCTAGGCTGATTTTATTCGAAGATTGAATGTGAATTCTGTCTTTGCCCATCTGTCAGTGGAATCATCTGCTCTTAGAGCATCTCACCAAAGCGTCTTGAATCTTATGTCTCCAGTTGTCACTCACAGACGTTTGAGGACAAGTCTCATATCTCAGAGTACCTCCCGGAGCTTAACCTGGCATGCtacagataattttaaaacagaacaaacagccattttcaaaactgaaagCTTTCATTTTCCGTTCATTCCCGGAAGAAGTGATTAAAACGAAAACACGATTTCTCCTTTACTCTTTAACGTGGTTAATGATGTGATCATTGAGCTCTGGCTAGAAACGTCAgttacctg includes the following:
- the ANKRD16 gene encoding ankyrin repeat domain-containing protein 16 isoform X1, whose amino-acid sequence is MAAPADPRRLCRLVQEGRLCALREELRAAGRAGCAGPARDTLLHCAARHGRREILAYLVEAWDLDIEAANRDYKRPLHEAASMGHRDCVRYLLGRGAAVDCLKKADWTPLMMACTRRNLEVVQDLVEHGANPLLKNKDGWNSFHIASREGDPLILQYLLAVCPAAWKTESKIGRTPLHTADIHMLTQHSLYQAQGLPQQQDNAVSPPTHGTHRRAGKIDAAHVVCQYEPDCRDKCGLTPFMDAIQCGHIDVARLLLEKHKACVSAEDSLGAQAIHRAAVTGQNEAVQFLVSELGINVDVRAASTHLTALHYAAKEGHVSTIQTLLSLRADINAKDERNRSALHLACAGQHAACVKFLLCSGLEDSLDMTGALAQQLTRSPDVLQCFNHSATAEGVSRGKQ
- the ANKRD16 gene encoding ankyrin repeat domain-containing protein 16 isoform X2 — translated: MAAPADPRRLCRLVQEGRLCALREELRAAGRAGCAGPARDTLLHCAARHGRREILAYLVEAWDLDIEAANRDYKRPLHEAASMGHRDCVRYLLGRGAAVDCLKKADWTPLMMACTRRNLEVVQDLVEHGANPLLKNKDGWNSFHIASREGDPLILQYLLAVCPAAWKTESKIGRTPLHTAAMHGCSEAVEVLLQRCQYEPDCRDKCGLTPFMDAIQCGHIDVARLLLEKHKACVSAEDSLGAQAIHRAAVTGQNEAVQFLVSELGINVDVRAASTHLTALHYAAKEGHVSTIQTLLSLRADINAKDERNRSALHLACAGQHAACVKFLLCSGLEDSLDMTGALAQQLTRSPDVLQCFNHSATAEGVSRGKQ